From Pseudodesulfovibrio nedwellii:
CGGCACATCCTGCACGAAGTCAGGGTCTAGCCGTTCGAAAATCTTGAGCATTGATTTGTCGTAGTCAATGGCCGCGCACATATGTGGTTTGATGCCGAGGCGTTGGAGTGTCGGCACTGTCTGGAGCGCGCAGGTGTAGAAGACGTGCCCCTGCTTTTCCTTAAGCTTGGGAGCCATTGCTTCGAGGCTTGGACCGGCTCCGAGGATGACCGCACCCACGCCTGCGCCTTTGCCTTCAATGGATTTGAGGCTGCCGTCCTGCATGGCGCGTTGAAAATTGTTGATTTCGTTGCCGACCATGACATCCTGTCGAAAACGCAGGGTGGATAGTTCCAGCGAAAAGTTTTCCAGCCGGTTCTTGATGATCCGTGACCATTTGGCGTATTCCGGGCCGAGCTGACGGCTGGGGATGTCGCTTTTCAAGTGAATTTGCCCGTAGACGAATTGGAGATCGAGGTTGCGGACAACTTCGGCAAGGAATCGTTCGTCTGGTATCATGAGATGAAATTTCTTGTTCTCGAAGAACGGGCGGTAATCGGTCTGACCGAGACAGGCGAGCACCATCTCTGCACGAGGTTCCATGAGCATGACCTTATGGGAATCCGGCGTATTTTTGAGCAGATGGTTGATACCGTATCCGAGGTTGGCGCCGACCACGAGAGTCGCCGAGGTCCGGGCTTTTTCCGGGTGCAGCCAGTCGGCGTACAATCCGTCCGGCGGCAGGGATTCGAACATCCCTTTGCCGTCTTCCATGCGCCAGTCGTGGATACCGAACTGGTTGATGAAAAGATTGTTCATCAGCATTTCTTCGTGAAAATCACTGGTGGACAGCCATTGAAACGCCGGGTTTCCCGTGCGTTGCAGGTATTCGATGTTGTCCTTTAGAAAGGGATATGCGCTCATGCTTTCCTCGTTGTGCTCAAAAAATGACGGTGCTGGCTCTGATTTGCATGTAGTATGCCAGTTGCACTGGAAATCAATTTCCCCTACCGTGCGGACAAGAATTGCCAAATCAGCCCAGGGAATTATGAGGGGGCTATCATGAATAATAATTTACTTGCATTAATCGGAAATACACCGCTGGTGGAGATACGCCACCTGAACCCTAATCCAAACGTCAGGATTTTGGCGAAACTGGAGTGCCAGAACCCCGGAGGTTCGGTAAAAGACCGCGTGGCCGCCGCCATGATTCAGGCCGCCGAGGATTCTGGCGAATTGACGCCTGAAAAAACCATCATTGAACCGACGTCCGGCAATACCGGTGTTGGGCTTGCCATGGTCGCAGCCATCAAGGGGTATCGTATAAAATTGCTCATGCCGGAGACTGCTTCCGAAGAGCGCAAGATGATCATGGCCGCATACGGGGCCGAGCTTGAATTGACTCCAGGCCATCTTGCTACGGACGGGGCCATTGAGCAGGCATATCGCTATGCGCGTGAGGAACCGGATAAGTATGTCCTCATGGATCAGTACAACAATCCGGCGTGTATTACCGCGCATTATAACGGTACTGGCTTGGAAATCTGGGAACAGACCGAAGGTGCGGTTACGCATTGTGTAATTTGTCTTGGTACGTCTGGTACAGCCATGGGCATAGCCAAGCGACTGCATGAGATGGGTGACGTCCATGTTGCGGCAGTTGAGCCGTATGCTGGTCATAAGATTCAGGGCCTCAAGAATATGCTTGAATCCTACCCGCCCGGAATTTATGACAAGAAGAGCCTTGATGAAGTCCTGCATGTTGAAGATGATGTAGCCTTCGACTATTGCCGTAGACTGGCGCGGGAAGAGGGTATCTTCGCAGGCATGAGTTCAGGTGCGGCTCTTGGCGGGGCCATCCAGTTGGCCGAGCGCATGGAATCAGGCACCGTGGTTGCCATCTTCCCGGATTCCGGTGAGCGATATCTTTCTACGCCGCTGTACAGGCACCAGCCCGGTAGTGGCGTGACTATTTACGACATGGCTTCTGGCTCCGACAAAATGCTCAACGGCTCGAACGGTCTTGGCTTGTATACCATGGGGCCGAGCCTTGATGACACGGATTCCATTGATTCATGGCGTCGCCTTTCGTTGCTTGATGTTTTTATTCGGCACATGACCGCGTCCGGTGTGGCTGTGAATGCTGCCGCCGGTTTGACGGATATGGATGATCGCACACTGGCTGCAGCTCGTGAAGGTGGACTTAGTCGTGAAGCGTTCGCCGCCGATAGGTTGACTGCGGTGCTTGATCGCGCCCGTGATATGGGTTTGACCGAATCCATCAGTTTTCCGCTGTCGTCCGGCAGTAATGATACGTCCTTGTCCCTGTGTCGTAAGCTGCTCGGCAAGGGATTGGCGTATGAGAAGCTGAGAAGCGTGTATTTCGATGTGTTCCGCGATAAGCGATACGGCGAGATCGCAGACGTTGATATGGATAAGGTTTCCGGCGGTCATACCGTGGACCTGAACTCCTACGTCAAGGATAACCCGCTTGATTTCACGTTGTTGAAACGGGCCACCCTGTATGATTTGAAACGGGGTGAGGTCGTGGAAACCCAGTGGGGCAATGTGCGTCCGAGCTGGTTCTTGCAACACGCAGCCACCGCGCTGGATGTGCTACCGCGTATTGATGTCATGATCGGTTCGGAAAAACATCGCTTTCCACATCTGGAAAATCTGCGCGCCATCTGGTCAACGGCTGGCCGGGAACTTCAAGCATGGATGGTCTGTCAGCAGTCGTCGGATAGCGACGGCGGCAGACTGGATGCCGTGGCCGAAAAACTCGGCGGCTACCGTGCGGCCCGCTGTTGGTTGCTCTCGGTGGCGAACCGCAAACCACTGTGCGCATCCGACGAAAATCTTTCCATGTGGGCGCGCAACTGGCGCAAGGTGCAGGAAGGCACAGCCGTCCTGACCCTCGCCCTCGACGCAAAAGGTGACTCGGTCTCCCGTGATGTGGAGCAGGCCGTCTTCGACCTCAAAGCTGGCTTCAAAACAGCCATGGACGATGGCCTTAAGTTCCACCACTTCTGGCCCGCGCTCTTCAAGTTCGTCAAAAGAATCAACGGCTGGGACGCAGACAACTCCCTCACCGGAGCCGCCGCCAAAGCCTGCCACGATGAACTTATGAATATCGATTCCATCCTCGGCATCCTCGACCCCACCCAAATGCCCGTCCCCCTCAGCGACCTCCCCGCCGAGGTCCAAGGCATGGTGGCAGACCGCCAAAAAGCCCGCGAAGCCAAAGACTTCGCCCAGTCCGATGCTCTCCGAGACACAATCGAAAAAGCCGGATTCAGAGTAGAAGACACCGCCGGAATACCAAGAGTGTTTAAGGCATAAGATTGAATTAAGAAATATGATTGAAAAGAGCAGGGTCGCCCTGCTCTTTTTTTGCTCGTTATTTTTTTTTGGGCGGAGGTGGCGGCGGGGTTCTTCGATCTGTTTCCGGAACGTAGCCATCTTTTTGAATTCTATCTCCTGGGAGATCCTTTCTCGATGGTGGAGGAGTGGAGGGAAAACCTCGATCTTTTTTGTTTTTACTCATTTTTTTCTCCTTCTATGTTAAAGAATTCAAGATAAGAATATTCTCCTTTGGCAATTAAGATTCCTTTGGTATTATCTTTTACTGGTCCAAGGTCTCCGTCTTTGTCGATACTATATGAATATTGGATGTATATTTCGTCTTTGTTTGGATAGCAGCCTGCACAAGAGTCGCCACCGAAATAGCCTCCAACTGTTTCTCCATTTTTGAGTTTTATAATAACGAAACATTCTTCTCTTTTTTCAAAAAAGAAATCCCAAGGGCTGGATGCAGGCTCAATGATATATTTTTGAATTTTCTTAATTTTACGTATTTTATAAAAAATCAATGAAAGAATACTCGGACAAAATATGAAATAAAGTAAATTTGATGTTAGATTAGAGTTAAAACTCAGCACTTTTTGAAATAAAATAAAGTTTAGAAAACCATAGAATGCAGCTTCAAGGGGCAATTGAGTCCAATTTATAGATCGTGGATTGAGGAGGCCATAAAATAAGATTGCTGTGATTCCGGGAAAAACAACTAAAATGAATAATTTAAGCGAATCGATATCATTAAAGAAAGCCATTTAAGAGTCCTTTGAAATGTTTTTAGATGTTTTCCTATATAATATTTTATTCTCCTTATCCAGAGAAGGAGTGAAGGTGATTTCATTGTGGGAGGGGTAGCCCTTTCAAACCACCAACGGCTTAGAAGCTGACGAATCGGAAAGCTGCGGCTTTTCGAATCATCGGAGCCGTTTCGGCGACTTGATTCGGGAGCAGCCCGATTCGATCAGATTCTTGCCGGGGATGGTTGGGCGGATAAGCTAGCGCAAGCGCCTTTTCTTTCGTCTATTTCTTTTGGCGCAGCAAAAGAAATGGACTCCGCCGGAAGGGCAATAAAAAAACTTGGAGGAACGCCAGTGACGGCTTTCTCTTTTCTTCCTTCTTCCCTCTTCCTCTTCATTCTCACAAAAAAAGGGGAGCCTCCCTCAAAGAAAGCTCCCCACAAGACGGACGTTAAACCCGCCCTATCCCTTATTCAAATAACTTCATAAACTCCCCATAGCCTTCATCCTTCAAATCCTCCTTCGCAATAAACCTGAGCGAAGCGGAATTAATACAATACCGCTGACCGGTCGGCTGCGGCCCATCATCAAATAAATGTCCCAAATGCGAATCTCCGGCCTTGCTGCGAACTTCAGTCCTCACCATGCCAAGGGTCGAATCCTTGTTCTCGATGATGCTTTCCTTCTGGATGGGACGGGTAAAGCTCGGCCATCCAGTGCCGGACTCAAACTTGTCTTTGGACGAGAATAAAGGCTCACCCGTGACTACATCCACATAAATCCCGTCACGCTTGTTGTCCCAAAACTCGTTGTCAAAAGGCCGCTCCGTGCCGTTCTCCTGCGTGACCTTGTATTGTAGGGGAGTCAGCGAATCCTTGATCGTGCCGTCTTCCGGCCTGACGTATGTACCGGGCAACGGACATGGCTGTGGAGTTGCCCCCTTGGACTTGATCTTGGCCTCATCACCCCATGTTTCCTTGACGTAACTGTCACGACCAGAAAACTTACGGTAGGTCTTGTACCTGATCGGACAGGTGCGAGAATAATTCTGATGGTAGTCCTCGGCGGCATAAAATGTGGTGAACGGCAGAACGGGCGTTACAACCAGACCGCCGAGCCGTTCGGATTCGTCGAGAGCCTTTTTCGATGCCTCGGCTGCTTCGCGCTGTTCATCTGAATGATAGAAAATCGTCGACGTGTAATGGAACCCGCGATCACCGAAAGACCCACTGTCGTCGGTGGGATCAAAGTACTTCCAATAATGGTCGATAATTTCACGATAGCTGACCTGTGTCGGGTCGAAATACACCTGCACCGCCTCGCGATGGCCGGTCATGCCACTGGATACTTGTTCGTAAGTCGGGTTCTTTTCTTCGCCGCCAGCATAGCCGGAGACAACCTTTAGAACGCCGGGAACTTTTTCGAGATCAGATTCAGTGCACCAGAAACATCCGCTCGCAAGGGTGGCAATTTCCGCGTGTTGTGTGTCAGTCATGGCTTTTTCTCCCGGAGAAGTGAACACGATGGATGAAAGCCCGATAACCAGAAGCAACGCTCCCAGCCCGAGCAGTGTGGTTTTTTTCATGGTCATGCTGTGTATCTCCGATATTAATAATAGTAACTTTTATTATCAATAAATAGGTATGCAACCGGGGAGTGTCAATAGCCGGTGAAAAGCGTGAAACAGAGCTTTGGATGGGAAAGAAATCATCGCAAAGTGTTATTTTTGCGAAAAAATGGTAGATTTTTGGCCGG
This genomic window contains:
- a CDS encoding motility associated factor glycosyltransferase family protein, which codes for MSAYPFLKDNIEYLQRTGNPAFQWLSTSDFHEEMLMNNLFINQFGIHDWRMEDGKGMFESLPPDGLYADWLHPEKARTSATLVVGANLGYGINHLLKNTPDSHKVMLMEPRAEMVLACLGQTDYRPFFENKKFHLMIPDERFLAEVVRNLDLQFVYGQIHLKSDIPSRQLGPEYAKWSRIIKNRLENFSLELSTLRFRQDVMVGNEINNFQRAMQDGSLKSIEGKGAGVGAVILGAGPSLEAMAPKLKEKQGHVFYTCALQTVPTLQRLGIKPHMCAAIDYDKSMLKIFERLDPDFVQDVPLVYSTKIDPMVLKRYPGPTLPLWTIGGLGTYVLKERDMVMDAGGNVSVTLSRFLRACGVNHLLLAGQDYAWLNGRSHSGGHHNETTNMTKQSYHQTTQNLDGEDILTTVQYMTAKRELEDDLKQAQFPIYNLYGGGVPIEGTQVVSIDKVYNEGILASAPGSVDRLRSALLSCRGNIPPIRLEPRSPMWTTSLRNAEKHLTKLFRNLAGNQSEIHAALTRIELFIKQDPLYIPYLFNETLDLAGLTRAKATYDKKDLPEFKRIAKNILKKVRQMDRMVCGAGDKAKQSAA
- a CDS encoding cysteine synthase is translated as MNNNLLALIGNTPLVEIRHLNPNPNVRILAKLECQNPGGSVKDRVAAAMIQAAEDSGELTPEKTIIEPTSGNTGVGLAMVAAIKGYRIKLLMPETASEERKMIMAAYGAELELTPGHLATDGAIEQAYRYAREEPDKYVLMDQYNNPACITAHYNGTGLEIWEQTEGAVTHCVICLGTSGTAMGIAKRLHEMGDVHVAAVEPYAGHKIQGLKNMLESYPPGIYDKKSLDEVLHVEDDVAFDYCRRLAREEGIFAGMSSGAALGGAIQLAERMESGTVVAIFPDSGERYLSTPLYRHQPGSGVTIYDMASGSDKMLNGSNGLGLYTMGPSLDDTDSIDSWRRLSLLDVFIRHMTASGVAVNAAAGLTDMDDRTLAAAREGGLSREAFAADRLTAVLDRARDMGLTESISFPLSSGSNDTSLSLCRKLLGKGLAYEKLRSVYFDVFRDKRYGEIADVDMDKVSGGHTVDLNSYVKDNPLDFTLLKRATLYDLKRGEVVETQWGNVRPSWFLQHAATALDVLPRIDVMIGSEKHRFPHLENLRAIWSTAGRELQAWMVCQQSSDSDGGRLDAVAEKLGGYRAARCWLLSVANRKPLCASDENLSMWARNWRKVQEGTAVLTLALDAKGDSVSRDVEQAVFDLKAGFKTAMDDGLKFHHFWPALFKFVKRINGWDADNSLTGAAAKACHDELMNIDSILGILDPTQMPVPLSDLPAEVQGMVADRQKAREAKDFAQSDALRDTIEKAGFRVEDTAGIPRVFKA
- a CDS encoding DUF6338 family protein, with translation MAFFNDIDSLKLFILVVFPGITAILFYGLLNPRSINWTQLPLEAAFYGFLNFILFQKVLSFNSNLTSNLLYFIFCPSILSLIFYKIRKIKKIQKYIIEPASSPWDFFFEKREECFVIIKLKNGETVGGYFGGDSCAGCYPNKDEIYIQYSYSIDKDGDLGPVKDNTKGILIAKGEYSYLEFFNIEGEKNE
- the msrB gene encoding peptide-methionine (R)-S-oxide reductase MsrB, with amino-acid sequence MTMKKTTLLGLGALLLVIGLSSIVFTSPGEKAMTDTQHAEIATLASGCFWCTESDLEKVPGVLKVVSGYAGGEEKNPTYEQVSSGMTGHREAVQVYFDPTQVSYREIIDHYWKYFDPTDDSGSFGDRGFHYTSTIFYHSDEQREAAEASKKALDESERLGGLVVTPVLPFTTFYAAEDYHQNYSRTCPIRYKTYRKFSGRDSYVKETWGDEAKIKSKGATPQPCPLPGTYVRPEDGTIKDSLTPLQYKVTQENGTERPFDNEFWDNKRDGIYVDVVTGEPLFSSKDKFESGTGWPSFTRPIQKESIIENKDSTLGMVRTEVRSKAGDSHLGHLFDDGPQPTGQRYCINSASLRFIAKEDLKDEGYGEFMKLFE